The following proteins come from a genomic window of Amaranthus tricolor cultivar Red isolate AtriRed21 chromosome 14, ASM2621246v1, whole genome shotgun sequence:
- the LOC130800392 gene encoding protein POLYCHOME-like — MSNLSRDRLARPVDISTLYNGAARRVDLIVEIPGLRWAGLSGTGPRNRSDSNRLSVGVQGGRWRGRGWQYQRPLVVDQENRTPTTMVRRNGGDRGRRSLLPAWYPRTPLRDITAIVRAIETRRAERDQITQEAAQQNTNAEAEAASDSELDQQIGSQTPLPTISRNPKPSTASQSWKTPKIADKNEYNPDFMTPQKILLNSIEKVREAWLVDQKKLARTPAAKRAEREQKVRVLMSMR, encoded by the exons ATGTCAAATCTATCCAGAGATAGGCTAGCGAGACCAGTTGATATCTCTACACTCTACAATGGGGCTGCCCGGAGGGTTGACCTAATTGTAGAAATTCCTGGGCTGCGGTGGGCTGGGTTATCAGGAACTGGGCCTCGAAACCGTAGTGATTCGAATAGATTATCAGTTGGAGTACAAGGAGGTCGATGGCGAGGACGAGGATGGCAATACCAGCGGCCATTGGTGGTTGATCAGGAGAACAGAACTCCTACGACAATGGTGAGGCGCAATGGTGGTGACCGTGGACGGCGGAGTTTGTTACCGGCTTGGTACCCAAGAACACCTCTCAGGGACATCACTGCTATAGTGAGG GCCATTGAAACAAGGAGGGCTGAACGGGATCAAATAACACAAGAAGCTGCACAACAAAACACCAATGCAGAAGCAGAGGCTGCATCAGATTCCGAGCTTGATCAACAAATCGGCTCCCAAACTCCACTACCAACTATTTCTCGAAACCCAAAGCCTTCCACCGCCTCTCAATCATGGAAGACACCCAAAATTGCTGATAAAAACGAGTACAACCCCGATTTCATGACTCCTCAGAAAATCCTCCTCAATTCAATAGAAAAGGTGAGGGAAGCATGGCTGGTTGATCAGAAGAAGCTAGCCAGAACACCTGCTGCCAAAAGGGCAGAACGAGAGCAGAAGGTGCGAGTCTTGATGTCCATGAGATGA
- the LOC130800390 gene encoding nuclear transport factor 2 isoform X2 produces MTTQADSPAGSPDAQVVGNAFVEQYYHILHQSPEQVYRFYQDSSVLSRPDSNGVMTSVTTMEGINEKILAMNYKDYIAEIKTADAQQSHGNGVIVLVTGYLTGRDKVGKKFAQSFFLAPQEKGFFVLNDVFRYVDDEESEPAASDPVNSINENAAAAPQAPEPEQPSHVPNHDGEMEDLTNEAEVCDPSENEDGSVTEEEVIDPPTQLNQSETVNATDEISASQDDAPKKSYASILKAKNAVSLPMPVKVPATNVKFKQSSSNQEATAKPAPVPEPSASASETSPQKPDVLEEGYSVYVRNLPQNATPAQLEGVFSKFGPIKQNGVQVRSNKQGFCFGFVEFESLSSMKSAIEASHIVIGSRKAFVEEKKTTTKGATTSNGRGRYPSSRGGFRNESFRERGNFNGGRGYGRTDFRSQGEFSGKPRGGAGRGSEGYQRVDQNGAGNSGRQGC; encoded by the exons ATGACTACGCAGGCAGATAGCCCTGCTGGCTCTCCAGATGCTCAGGTTGTTGGCAATGCTTTTGTGGAGCAATATTACCACATACTTCACCAATCTCCAGAGCAGGTTTACCGATTTTATCAGGATTCAAGTGTGCTGAGTCGTCCAGATTCTAATGGTGTTATGACATCTGTCACAACCATGGAA GGAATCAATGAGAAAATTTTGGCCATGAATTATAAAGACTATATTGCTGAGATAAAGACCGCGGATGCTCAGCAGTCACACGGGAATGGAGTAATTGTTCTTGTTACTGGATACTTAACTGGAAGGGATAAAGTCGGAAAAAAGTTTGCACAATCATTCTTTTTAGCCCCACAAGAGAAAGGGTTTTTTGTCCTGAACGATGTCTTTAGATATGTTGATGACGAAGAATCAGAACCGGCTGCTTCGGATCCTGTTAATAGTATTAACGAAAATGCGGCAGCAGCTCCACAGGCTCCAGAACCAG AGCAGCCTTCTCATGTTCCAAACCACGATGGAGAAATGGAAGATCTTACTAATGAGGCTGAAGTGTGTGACCCatctgaaaatgaagatggaTCGGTAACTGAAGAAGAGGTTATTGACCCACCAACTCAATTGAATCAGAGTGAGACTGTGAACGCGACTGACGAGATATCTGCCTCCCAAGATGATGCGCCGAAAAAATCATATGCATCAATT CTGAAGGCTAAGAATGCCGTTTCATTACCTATGCCGGTTAAAGTACCTGCTACCAATGTCAAGTTCAAACAATCGAGCAGCAACCAAGAAGCAACTGCAAAACCTGCTCCAGTACCCGAGCCATCAGCTTCAGCAAGTGAAACTAGTCCCCAAAAACCTGATGTGCTTGAGGAAG GTTATTCCGTATATGTACGAAATCTGCCTCAAAATGCAACTCCTGCACAACTTGAGGGTGTCTTCTCAAAGTTTGGCCCGATTAAGCAAAATGGAGTCCAAGTAAGAAGTAATAAG CAAGGTTTCTGCTTTGGTTTCGTCGAGTTTGAATCCTTGAGCTCCATGAAATCTGCGATTGAG GCATCTCACATCGTGATAGGGAGTCGTAAAGCTTTtgttgaagaaaagaaaactacaaCGAAAG GTGCAACTACAAGTAATGGAAGAGGAAGGTACCCTTCTTCAAGAGGTGGATTTCGTAATGAGAGCTTTAGAGAGCGTGGAAACTTCAATGGTGGTCGTGGTTATGGAAGAACCGATTTCAGAAGTCAGGGAGAATTCTCCGGTAAACCAAGGGGAGGAGCTGGAAGAGGTTCCGAGGGTTATCAACGAGTTGATCAAAATGGAGCCGGAAACAGTGGTCGTCAAGGCTGTTAA
- the LOC130800390 gene encoding nuclear transport factor 2 isoform X1, which yields MTTQADSPAGSPDAQVVGNAFVEQYYHILHQSPEQVYRFYQDSSVLSRPDSNGVMTSVTTMEGINEKILAMNYKDYIAEIKTADAQQSHGNGVIVLVTGYLTGRDKVGKKFAQSFFLAPQEKGFFVLNDVFRYVDDEESEPAASDPVNSINENAAAAPQAPEPEQPSHVPNHDGEMEDLTNEAEVCDPSENEDGSVTEEEVIDPPTQLNQSETVNATDEISASQDDAPKKSYASILKAKNAVSLPMPVKVPATNVKFKQSSSNQEATAKPAPVPEPSASASETSPQKPDVLEEGYSVYVRNLPQNATPAQLEGVFSKFGPIKQNGVQVRSNKQGFCFGFVEFESLSSMKSAIEASHIVIGSRKAFVEEKKTTTKVSAGATTSNGRGRYPSSRGGFRNESFRERGNFNGGRGYGRTDFRSQGEFSGKPRGGAGRGSEGYQRVDQNGAGNSGRQGC from the exons ATGACTACGCAGGCAGATAGCCCTGCTGGCTCTCCAGATGCTCAGGTTGTTGGCAATGCTTTTGTGGAGCAATATTACCACATACTTCACCAATCTCCAGAGCAGGTTTACCGATTTTATCAGGATTCAAGTGTGCTGAGTCGTCCAGATTCTAATGGTGTTATGACATCTGTCACAACCATGGAA GGAATCAATGAGAAAATTTTGGCCATGAATTATAAAGACTATATTGCTGAGATAAAGACCGCGGATGCTCAGCAGTCACACGGGAATGGAGTAATTGTTCTTGTTACTGGATACTTAACTGGAAGGGATAAAGTCGGAAAAAAGTTTGCACAATCATTCTTTTTAGCCCCACAAGAGAAAGGGTTTTTTGTCCTGAACGATGTCTTTAGATATGTTGATGACGAAGAATCAGAACCGGCTGCTTCGGATCCTGTTAATAGTATTAACGAAAATGCGGCAGCAGCTCCACAGGCTCCAGAACCAG AGCAGCCTTCTCATGTTCCAAACCACGATGGAGAAATGGAAGATCTTACTAATGAGGCTGAAGTGTGTGACCCatctgaaaatgaagatggaTCGGTAACTGAAGAAGAGGTTATTGACCCACCAACTCAATTGAATCAGAGTGAGACTGTGAACGCGACTGACGAGATATCTGCCTCCCAAGATGATGCGCCGAAAAAATCATATGCATCAATT CTGAAGGCTAAGAATGCCGTTTCATTACCTATGCCGGTTAAAGTACCTGCTACCAATGTCAAGTTCAAACAATCGAGCAGCAACCAAGAAGCAACTGCAAAACCTGCTCCAGTACCCGAGCCATCAGCTTCAGCAAGTGAAACTAGTCCCCAAAAACCTGATGTGCTTGAGGAAG GTTATTCCGTATATGTACGAAATCTGCCTCAAAATGCAACTCCTGCACAACTTGAGGGTGTCTTCTCAAAGTTTGGCCCGATTAAGCAAAATGGAGTCCAAGTAAGAAGTAATAAG CAAGGTTTCTGCTTTGGTTTCGTCGAGTTTGAATCCTTGAGCTCCATGAAATCTGCGATTGAG GCATCTCACATCGTGATAGGGAGTCGTAAAGCTTTtgttgaagaaaagaaaactacaaCGAAAG TTTCCGCAGGTGCAACTACAAGTAATGGAAGAGGAAGGTACCCTTCTTCAAGAGGTGGATTTCGTAATGAGAGCTTTAGAGAGCGTGGAAACTTCAATGGTGGTCGTGGTTATGGAAGAACCGATTTCAGAAGTCAGGGAGAATTCTCCGGTAAACCAAGGGGAGGAGCTGGAAGAGGTTCCGAGGGTTATCAACGAGTTGATCAAAATGGAGCCGGAAACAGTGGTCGTCAAGGCTGTTAA